ACAGCAGATTTCGTATACCGGCCGGGAAGCTGAATGTGAAGATACAAATAGGCTTGAAACACCGCGCAACTGCTATGTGTGCAAGGCCGAGTTTACAAAGCTTCATCAGTTTTATGACGCATTATGCCCGGAATGCGCACAATTTAATTATCAGAAACGCTTCCAGACAGTTTCCCTGAAAGGGCAGGTGGCATTGATTACCGGTTCACGGCTTAAGATCGGGTACCAGGCCACCATGATGATGCTGAGAGCCGGGGCAAAGGTGATTGCCACCACCCGCTTTCCAAAGGATTCTGCCTTAAGATTTTCCAAAGAAGCGGATTTTTCCGATTGGGGCCACAGACTTCATATATACGGGCTGGATCTGCGCCACATCCCAAGTGTGGAGCTTTTTACTGATTATTTCAAGGATGTCTACCAGCGTTTAGACATCCTCATCAACAATGCAGCCCAGACTGTAAGGCGGCCGCCAGGATTTTATGCCCATCTTATGGAAAATGAAACAAGGGATGTATCACAATTGCCGGTTGAGGCCCAGACCCTTCTGAGTGATTACCAGTCCTGTATCTCCCGGCTGAAATACGGGCAGACGGAAAATGTGGGCAGGGAAAAGGCACTACCCGTTACATGGAACGGAACAGCTCCCGGCGTGGGATTGCGCATGTCCGCCCAGCTGTCTCAGATTCCCTATTCTTATGACCATTCACTGGATGTATCAGAGGTCTTTCCGGCGGAAAAGCTTGATGCCGACCTCCAGCAGGTTGATCTTAGAAAGACTAATTCATGGCGACTAAAGATAGGGGAGATCCAGACCTCGGAAATGCTGGAAATCCAGCTTGTCAATTCCGTGGCCCCCTTTGTTTTGTGCAACCGGCTGGCAAATTTAATGAAAGAGGATGACACCGGACAAAAACATATTGTTAATGTTTCTGCTATGGAGGGCAAATTCCTGCGGTTTAAAAAAGACAGCCGCCATCCCCATACCAATATGGCCAAGGCTTCTTTGAATATGCTTACCCATACTGCAGCCGGTGATCTTGCCACATACGGGATTTTTATGAATTCAGTAGACACAGGGTGGGTTACGGATGAAGATCCTGCCATACTTGCCAAGCACAAACAGGACTGTCATGATTTCCAGCCGCCATTAGATATTGTAGACGGTGCGGCAAGAGTTTGTGATCCGTTTTTTCACGGCATACTGACAGGAAAACACTGGAGCGGCAAATTTTTAAAGGATTATTACCCCATCGACTGGTAGCACTTGTTCTCTAAATAGCATATGTGAAGACTGAGCAGGGGGTCAGATAAGGATAACAGTTTAGTTCCCATTACTACCCATCAAGCAATCATCCAATAAATGTAAGAATTCATGCCGTATGAAAGTAAAACTTGCAATAAATAATAACTCCTGATTATAGAATCGCAACAACTGAAAGCAAAGGGCTTGATCAAGAATTTGCAGATTTTAAAAAAAGATCAGCTTTGAGCCACTTTCAAAACGTTTCAGTTTGGTCAAGCTCAAGGCGGGATAAAGTTTCAACCACAGGAATACATTGAGTATTTAGAGGATAGCGCTAAAGCTTCACTGCGTGCGAAATTTGAGCCCAACGCTTAAGATCGGCCAAAATGGGGCGTTTTGAAACTGGCTCCTTTGGCCAACAATATTTGAGCAGGAGAATTGATATATGGCAGCAGGTAAGAAAGTTCATTTTTTTGTATTTTTGATAATTGTTTTATGGATAGCAAATCCCGTTTTGGCTCACAGCGACGATCGTTTACTCCTTGAGAGAATTGAACAGTTAGACCGAGAGGTTCAAGAGCTAAAGGCATTACTTCTTCAGCAGCAAGAAGCACAACAAGAGACAAGCACCAGGATTAAAAAGATTGAAAGCACGGCTCAGGCACCGGTTTCAGAGGCAGCAGATCCGGACTCTGAAAAAACGCGATTCAAGTTTGAACCATATGGTTTTATCAAGCTTGATGCTGCCTATGATGACAGCAGGACAGATTTTGGAAACTTTGCCCTCTATGTACCTAACGAATCAGGAAACAAAAATGATAATGAATTCAACATGACGGCGAGACAAACCCGTCTTGGTCTAAATATTCTTGCTCCCACTAATAACGGATGGAATGCCAAAGGACAGGTTGAATTTGATTTTTATGGAAGTGCAACCCATGAAAATAAAGCAGATCCAA
The Pseudomonadota bacterium DNA segment above includes these coding regions:
- a CDS encoding SDR family oxidoreductase; the protein is MIDDKQETLAAVLGCIPILEKIADKSELLALLPESERIALITAAGKISRPDKKEIKKRNKDRKKQNRMAIVEKERRIRAATGIRKAREAKVFIAPQQISYTGREAECEDTNRLETPRNCYVCKAEFTKLHQFYDALCPECAQFNYQKRFQTVSLKGQVALITGSRLKIGYQATMMMLRAGAKVIATTRFPKDSALRFSKEADFSDWGHRLHIYGLDLRHIPSVELFTDYFKDVYQRLDILINNAAQTVRRPPGFYAHLMENETRDVSQLPVEAQTLLSDYQSCISRLKYGQTENVGREKALPVTWNGTAPGVGLRMSAQLSQIPYSYDHSLDVSEVFPAEKLDADLQQVDLRKTNSWRLKIGEIQTSEMLEIQLVNSVAPFVLCNRLANLMKEDDTGQKHIVNVSAMEGKFLRFKKDSRHPHTNMAKASLNMLTHTAAGDLATYGIFMNSVDTGWVTDEDPAILAKHKQDCHDFQPPLDIVDGAARVCDPFFHGILTGKHWSGKFLKDYYPIDW